Below is a window of Shinella sp. PSBB067 DNA.
CGCAGGGCATGGTGGGCGCCGAGCGCGTCATCGACGAGGTGGCCTTCGCTGTCGGCAAGGACCCGCTCGATATCCGCAAGCTGAACTTCTACGACGAGATCGGCGTCGAGGGCACGCGCAACCTCACGCCCTATCACCAGAAGGTCGAGGACTGCATCATCCAGCGTATCGTCGCCGAGTTGGAGCAGAGCGCCGACTATGCCGGCCGCCGCAAGGCGATCGCCGAATTCAATGCGAAGAGCCGCATCGTCAAGCGCGGTATCGCGCTGACGCCGGTCAAGTTCGGCATCTCCTTCACCAAGACCGAATCCAACCAGGCCGGCGCGCTGGTGCATGTCTATACCGACGGCTCCGTGCACATGAACCATGGCGGCACGGAAATGGGCCAGGGCCTGCACCTGAAGGTGGCGCAGGTCGTGGCGGAGGAGTTCCAGATCGATCTCGACCGGGTGAAGATCACCGCGACGACGACCGCCAAGGTGCCCAACACCTCGCCGACCGCCGCCTCCTCGGGCGCCGACCTCAACGGCATGGCGGCGCAGAATGCCGCCCGCCAGATCAAGGACCGGCTGATCGACTTCGCCGCGGAAAGCCATCAGGTGCCGCGCGACCAGGTCGTCTTCCTGCCCAACCGGGTGCGCATCGGCAATGCCGAGATTGCCTTCAACGATCTCGTCAGGCAGGCCTATGTGGCGCGCGTCCAGCTTTCGGCGGCCGGCTTCTACAAGACGCCGAAGATCCATTGGGACCGCTCCAAGGGCCGCGGCCACGCCTTCTACTACTACGCCTATGGCGCAGCCTGCTCGGAAGTGTCCGTCGATACGCTGACCGGCGAATATGTCGTCGAGCGCACCGACATCCTGCACGATACCGGCCGCTCGCTGAACAGGATCATCGATATCGGCCAGGTCGAGGGCGGCTTCATCCAGGGCATGGGCTGGCTGACGACGGAGGAATTGTGGTGGGACGGCAAGGGGCGGCTGCGCACCCACGCGCCCTCCACCTACAAGATCCCGCTCGCCTCGGACCGCCCGAAGATCTTTAACGTGGCGCTCACGGACTGGTCGGAAGCCTACGAGCCGACGATCCACCGCTCCAAGGCGGTCGGCGAGCCACCGCTGCCGCTCGGCCTTTCCGTGCTGCACGCCCTGTCTGACGCGGCGGCGAGCGTGGCGGATCACAAGGTCTGCCCGAAGCTCGACGCTCCCGCGACGCCCGAGCGCGTGCTGATGGCCGTCGAGCGGCTGAAAGCCGGCAAAAAGGGGTAGTGGAATGCCCGCCGCGCGCGAAGACATCCGGGATTTCCTGCGCCGCGAACCGGCGGTCATCCTGGTCGAGGTGACGGGAGCCGCGGGCTCCACGCCGCGCGACACCGATGCCTGGATGCTCGTCTCCGAGCGGTCCATCTTCGCGACGATCGGCGGCGGGCAGCTCGAATACATGGCCACCGACCAGGCGCGGCGGGCGCTGCGCTCCGGCCTTGCCGCCGAGCCGATGAACGTGCCGCTCGGCCCGGAGATCGGCCAGTGCTGCGGCGGCCGGGTCGGCATTGCCTTCACCGCTGTCGGGCCTTCGCTGGCAGGCGACCTCGTCGCCCGCAGCGAGCGGGAAATGGCGGCGCGCCCGCATGTCTATGTCTTCGGCGCCGGCCATGTCGGCGATGCGCTCGCCATGGCGCTCTCGCTCGCGCCGCTGCGCGTCATCCTCGTGGATACGCGCGAGGACGAGCTGATGGCCTCCACGGTGCCGCGCATCGAGACGTGCCTCACCCCCATGCCCGAGGCCGTGGTGCGCGATGCGCCCGCCGGCAGCAGCTTCGTGATCCTCACCCACGACCACGCGCTCGATTTCCTCATCGCCGCCGAGGCGCTGAGGCGCACGGATGCCGCCTATGTCGGCATGATCGGCTCGAAGACGAAGCGCGCCACCTTCCGCAACTGGCTGTCGCGCGAAAGCGGCTCGCCCGGCCTCTTCGAAAAACTCATCTGCCCCATCGGCGGCACCGCCCTCAAAGACAAGCGCCCCGCCGTCATCGCCACCCTCGCCGCCGCCGAGATCACGACGGCGGCGCTGTCATGGACGGCGGCGGACGGGAGAGCGGCGCTGGTCAGTCTTCCGGAAGGTCGTGCCAGGGGTTGAGGCAGGCGACGCCGAGCGGCGTGAAATCGCCGACATTGCGCGTCACGAGAACGAGGCGACGGGCAAGGGCGGTCGCCGCGATCATCGCATCGGCCGTCGGTCTCTTTTCCGCGGTCGGCAGCCGGCCGGCCAAAGTCGCAGCTTCCGTGTCGAACGGCAGGATGCGGTCTTCGAAGGCGGGCAATACTTTTGCCGTCAGCCAGCGGGACAGATCGTCCGCGAAAGCCGGATTGCGCGTGCGTTCGCGCTCGATCCCGAATTCGATCTCCATGAGCGTAATCGTCGAGAGATAGGCGGCGCCCACGTCGAAGGCCTGGAGGAATGTCCGGAATTCGGCGGTCTGGCGCTCGGGCCTGCGCGAGGCAGAGACGACATTCGTGTCCAGCAGGAACGCCATCAGAGTTCGATATCCCGCCCCGCGAAAGTCGTCCGGGCGGGATCGAAGTCCTCGTCGAATGCCGATGTTTCGTCGCTGAGCGCTTCATAGAGGCTTTTCGGCTTGCGCCAATTCTCCTCGAATGCGGAATAGCGCACCAGCACATAGCTCGCCTCGCCATGTTCCGTGATGACGAGAGGGTGTTCGCTTGCCGCCTTCTTCGCCTTGCTCGGATTCTGGTTGAAGGCGGCACTGGTCATGTAGGTGAAACGCATGGCTGCCTCTCCTAGTACATTTTTTTGGAAATATACTATTTTTCGCCGCTGGCTTCAAGCGCCTCGAACGCCGCCGGCTCCTCGTCGAGCAGCCTGCCGATCAGCCGCTGACAGCGCTCCGCCATGAAATCGATCATCAGGCGGACCTTCGGGTCCTGGAAGCGCTTGTGCGGATAGATCGCGGCGAGCTGCACGGAGGCGGGCGGGCTGTCCTTCAGGATCTCGACCAGCCGGCCGTCCTTCAGGTGGCTGTTCACCTCGAAGCGCGGCTTGTTGATGATGCCGCGGTCCTCCAGCGCCCATTGGGTGAGCACGTCGCCATCGTCGCTGTCATAGGGGCCGGCGACCTCGAACTTGCGCGGGCCTTCGGGCATCACCAGCGTCCAGTAATATTCCTTCGAGCCGGGATAGCGCAGCAGGAGACAGTCGTGCCTGTCGGCGATCAGCGCGTCTGCATTCGCGGGCATGCCGCGGCGCGCGAGATAGGCGGGCGAGGCGCAGAGCACGCGCTCGCATTTGAGGATGCCGCGCATGCGCAGGTTCGAGTCCTCCAGCACGCCGAGCTTGAAGGCGACGTCCACGCCCTCGGCGAGGATGTCGACATTGTGGTCCGACAGGCGCACGCGCACCTCGATGTCGGGATACTTGTCATGGAACGCGGGGATGCCCGAGGCGATGAGACGGCGGCCGATGCCCAGCGGGGCGGTGATGCGCAGCGAGCCCTTGGGGTTGCGCGACAGGTCCGCGATCGCCGCTTCCGCCTCGTTCACCGCCTCGATGATCTTCACCGCGCCGTCATAGAACACGCGGCCGTGCTCGGTCGGCGAGAGCTTGCGCGTGGTGCGGTTGAAGAGGCGCACGCCGAGATGGCGCTCCAGCTCCTTGATGCGGTTGCTGGCGACCGCAGGGGTGACGCGCTGGTCGCGCCCTGCCGCGGAAAGCGTACCGAGTTCGACCACGCGAACGAAGACGCGTACATTATCGAGATAGGACATGGCCCTTTCTACCACATCGGCGTATGGAGCAAAGTAGGCTCCATCTTTTAGTTTTTTTTGAAAGTGTTGGTGATTCACCGGGATTTCCGGGAAAATCACTTGATGGCAAACAAGCCCATGGAAAATGGGTGGAGGTCCCTATGTACGAATATGCCATTGCCTGGGATTGGGTCATGTTCGCGGTCCGCTGGCTGCACGTGATCACGGCCATCGCCTGGATCGGCTCGTCCTTCTATTTCGTCGCCCTCGACCTGGGCCTGAAGAAGCATCCCGACCTGCCGCCGGGCGCCTATGGCGAGGAATGGCAGGTCCATGGCGGCGGCTTCTATCATATCCAGAAGTACCTCGTCGCGCCGGCCAAGATGCCCGAGCACCTCGTCTGGTTCAAATGGGAAAGCTACGTCACCTGGCTCTCCGGCTTTGGCATGCTCTGTCTCGTCTATTACGCGGGCGCCGACCTCTACCTGATCGACCCGAACGTGCTCGACGTCTCCAAGCCGGTGGCGATCGCCATCTCGCTGGCCTCGCTCGGCTTCGGCTGGATCCTGTACGACCTGATCTGCAAGTCGCCCTTCGGCAACGACAACACGCGGCTGATGGTGGCGCTCTACTTCATCCTCGTCGTCGTCGCCTGGGGCTATACGCAGCTCTTTACCGGTAGAGCCGCGTTCCTCCATCTCGGCGCCTTCACGGCGACAATCATGTCGGCGAACGTCTTCTTCATCATCATGCCGAACCAGCGCATCGTCGTCGCCGACCTCATCGCCGGCCGCACGCCGGATCCGAAATACGGCAGGATCGCCAAGCAGCGCTCCACGCACAACAACTACCTGACGCTGCCTGTGCTGTTCCTCATGCTGTCGAACCACTATCCGCTGGCCTTCGGCACCGAGTTCAACTGGATCATCGCCTCGCTCGTCTTCCTGATGGGCGTCACCATCCGCCACTATTTCAACACCCGCCATGCCGATGCCGGCAACCCGACCTGGACCTGGCTCGCCACGGCCCTGCTCTTCGTCGCCATCATGTGGCTCTCCACGGTGCCGAAGATCCTGACGGGCGAGACGGCCGACGCGAAGGTCTCGGCGACCGCACAGCCCTTCATGACAGCGGAAGCCTTCCCGAAGGTGCGCGACACGGTGCTCGGCCGCTGCTCCATGTGCCATGCCAAGGAGCCCGGCTGGGAAGGCCTGATCGCGCCGCCGAAGGGCGTCGTCCTCGAAACGGATCACGACATCGCCAACCACGCGCGCGAGATCTATTTGCAGGCCGGCCGCTCGCATGCCATGCCGCCGGCAAACGTCACGCAGGTCTCCGATGAGGAGCGCAAGCTCTTCGTCGCCTGGTACGAAAGCGCCGTCAGCGGGGAGAAGACCCAGTGAGCGATCTCCTGATCCGCGGACGGGTACTGACCTTCGTCGCCGAGCCGCAGGGCATCGACGACACGGCCGCCTGGCGCTACTTCGAGGACGGTGCCGTCCTCGTGCGTGGCGGCAAGGTTGTGGACACAGGCGATCATGCTGCCGTCAGCAAGCTCGCCGGCGCGGATGTCGAGGTGGCCGATCACCGGCCGAACCTCGTTCTGCCGGGCCTTATCGATACGCATCTGCACTTCCCGCAGACCCAGGCCATCGCCTCCTACGGCGCGCAGCTCCTCGAATGGCTGAACACCTATATCTTCGTCGAGGAGCAGAAATTCGCCGATGCCGCCCATGCGGGCGCCGTGGCGGACCGCTTCTTCGACGAGCTTCTGTCGAACGGCACCACCACCGCCGTTGCCTATTGCTCGGTGCATCTCGAGAGCGTCGACGCCTATTTCTCGGCGGCCGAGGCGCGCGGCATGCGCATGGTCGGCGGCAAGGTGATGATGGACCGCAACGCGCCCGACGCGCTGCGCGACACGCCGCAGAAGGGCTATGACGAGACGAAGGCGCTCATCGCGAAATGGCACGGCCGCGGCCGCGCGCATTACGCGATCAGCCCGCGCTTCGCCATTACCTCGACGCCGGAGCAGATGGAGATGAGCCAGGCGCTCGTCGCGGAAAATCCCACCTGCTACGTCCAGACCCACCTTTCGGAAAACCACGACGAGATCGCCTTCGCGACCTCGCTCTATCCGGAAGCGAAGGACTATACGGACATCTACGCCCGCTATGGCCTCTTGAACGAGCGCATGCTGCTCGGCCACTGCATCCATCTCAGCGACCGGGAAATCGGCGTGCTCGCCGAGGCCGGCAGCGTCGGCGTCTTCTGCCCGACGTCGAACCTCTTCCTGGGGTCGGGCCTCTTCGACCGAGATCGTTTCGACAAGGCCGGCGCGCGCTGGTCGGTGGCGACGGATGTCGGCGCGGGCACCAGCTTCTCCATGCTGGAAACCATGGACGAGGCCTACAAGGTGCTGCACCTTCGCGGCCAGAAGCTGACGCCGTTCAATTCCTTCTACCGCATGACGCTCGGCAATGCCCGCGCGCTCGGGCTGGAGAAGCATATCGGCTCGCTCCATGCCGGGGCGGATGCGGATATCGTCGTGCTCGATTCGAGCGCCAAGACGGCGATGGAATACCGCATGCGCACGGCGAAATCGCTGCTGGAGGAACTCTTCATCCTCCAGACCATGGGCGACGACCGCTGCGTTGCGGAAGTCTATGTCGCCGGCAAGGCGATGAAGGGCAAGGGCGCAAAGGTCTATGCCGCCAGGCAGCGCGAGCCGGAAGTGGTCTGAAACTTCAGTGTGACGTCGCCGGTTCGCCAGTTGGCACCACAGCCGCCATCGTCATCCTCGGGCTTGACCCGAGGATCCATGTCCCACATTCCGCGCCTGCCGTGTTGGTGGATCCTCGGGTCAAGCCCGAGGATGACGGAGGAGAGGTTATGCCGGCTCCCCGTTCTTGGGGGATGAGAGACGTCACCCGAGCCGTCCCCCCATCGCCCGCGTCACGCCCTCCGCCGCCGCGCGCACCACCGGGCCGAAGGCATCCACCTTGCTGTCGGGAAGCCGCACCGCCGGGCCGGACACCGAGATGCCGGCAACCGCCTCGCCATATTCGTCGAAGATCGGCGCCGCCACGCAGCGCATGCCGAGCGTGTGCTCCTCGTCGTCGATCGACCAGCCGCGGGCGCGGATCCTGCCGATGTCCTCCAGCAGCGTCGGGATCGTGTCGCGGGTCTTGTCGGTGAAATGCTGCAGCGTGCGGCCGGTAAGCAGCGCCTCGATCCGGGCGTCGGGCCAGGTCGAGAGGATCGCCTTGCCGATGCCGGAGGCATGGATCGGCCCGCGCCGGCCGGGGCGGAAGAAGGCGCGCATCGGCGCATGGCTTTCCACCTGCGAGATGAAGACGACGTCGCCGTCGTCCTCGATGGCGATATTGGCGGTCTCGCCGCATCCCTCCATCAATTGCTTGAGGAACGGCCGGCTGATCGTGCCGAGCTTGCGGAAGCGCAGATAGGCGGTGCCGATTTCGAAGGCCTTGACGCCGATCGTCCAGGCACCGGTCTCTCCGTCATGCGTCACCATGCCGTGCTGGGCGAGTGAGGTGAGCAGCCGGTGCACGGTGGAGGGCGCCATGCCGGACGCGTCCGCAAGGTCCGTCAGCGCCGCGCCGTCGGCCGCCGCCACCAGGTCGAGCAGCTTCAGGCTCCGGTCGAGTACCTGCACCGAGGAGGGCGCCGCGTTTTCCGCCGGTTTGCGCCCCGGTCGCCCGCGCGTCTTTTCCTGATGCTCCGCCATGCTCCGATTCCCGATCCCTCTGTCGCGGTAACCCCCTCATCCGCCTGCCGGCACCTTCTCCCCGAGGGGAGAAGGAGAAAGAGGGGATGCCGCCATTTTCCTTCTCCCCCTCGGGGAGAAGGTGGCCCGAAGGG
It encodes the following:
- the xdhB gene encoding xanthine dehydrogenase molybdopterin binding subunit; its protein translation is MNKHTTDLKAEKITGGVHASPRHDSAHKHVAGTAVYIDDITEPAGTLHAGLGLSTVAHGVLKSVDLSAVRAAPGVVAVLTHEDIPGVNDISPSGMHDDPVLAAGKVEFHGQPIFCVIAETREEARRAARLAKIEYEELPADIDIWDLDQSTHRQVFPPLTLKRGDAAAALEGAPHRVKGRMRLGGQDHFYLEGQVSLAVPGEDDEVLVHCSTQGPSETQHMIAHALGVPSHAVTVEVRRMGGGFGGKETQANQCAALAAIAAKKLNRAVKVRLDRDEDMVATGKRHDFAIDYDIGFDEEGRILAVDYTFALRAGFSADLSGPVGDRALFHCDNAYFFPHVHARTALLHTNTVSNTAFRGFGGPQGMVGAERVIDEVAFAVGKDPLDIRKLNFYDEIGVEGTRNLTPYHQKVEDCIIQRIVAELEQSADYAGRRKAIAEFNAKSRIVKRGIALTPVKFGISFTKTESNQAGALVHVYTDGSVHMNHGGTEMGQGLHLKVAQVVAEEFQIDLDRVKITATTTAKVPNTSPTAASSGADLNGMAAQNAARQIKDRLIDFAAESHQVPRDQVVFLPNRVRIGNAEIAFNDLVRQAYVARVQLSAAGFYKTPKIHWDRSKGRGHAFYYYAYGAACSEVSVDTLTGEYVVERTDILHDTGRSLNRIIDIGQVEGGFIQGMGWLTTEELWWDGKGRLRTHAPSTYKIPLASDRPKIFNVALTDWSEAYEPTIHRSKAVGEPPLPLGLSVLHALSDAAASVADHKVCPKLDAPATPERVLMAVERLKAGKKG
- a CDS encoding type II toxin-antitoxin system Phd/YefM family antitoxin, with product MRFTYMTSAAFNQNPSKAKKAASEHPLVITEHGEASYVLVRYSAFEENWRKPKSLYEALSDETSAFDEDFDPARTTFAGRDIEL
- a CDS encoding LysR family transcriptional regulator, translating into MSYLDNVRVFVRVVELGTLSAAGRDQRVTPAVASNRIKELERHLGVRLFNRTTRKLSPTEHGRVFYDGAVKIIEAVNEAEAAIADLSRNPKGSLRITAPLGIGRRLIASGIPAFHDKYPDIEVRVRLSDHNVDILAEGVDVAFKLGVLEDSNLRMRGILKCERVLCASPAYLARRGMPANADALIADRHDCLLLRYPGSKEYYWTLVMPEGPRKFEVAGPYDSDDGDVLTQWALEDRGIINKPRFEVNSHLKDGRLVEILKDSPPASVQLAAIYPHKRFQDPKVRLMIDFMAERCQRLIGRLLDEEPAAFEALEASGEK
- the bhcR gene encoding HTH-type transcriptional regulator BhcR, with the protein product MAEHQEKTRGRPGRKPAENAAPSSVQVLDRSLKLLDLVAAADGAALTDLADASGMAPSTVHRLLTSLAQHGMVTHDGETGAWTIGVKAFEIGTAYLRFRKLGTISRPFLKQLMEGCGETANIAIEDDGDVVFISQVESHAPMRAFFRPGRRGPIHASGIGKAILSTWPDARIEALLTGRTLQHFTDKTRDTIPTLLEDIGRIRARGWSIDDEEHTLGMRCVAAPIFDEYGEAVAGISVSGPAVRLPDSKVDAFGPVVRAAAEGVTRAMGGRLG
- the guaD gene encoding guanine deaminase, whose amino-acid sequence is MSDLLIRGRVLTFVAEPQGIDDTAAWRYFEDGAVLVRGGKVVDTGDHAAVSKLAGADVEVADHRPNLVLPGLIDTHLHFPQTQAIASYGAQLLEWLNTYIFVEEQKFADAAHAGAVADRFFDELLSNGTTTAVAYCSVHLESVDAYFSAAEARGMRMVGGKVMMDRNAPDALRDTPQKGYDETKALIAKWHGRGRAHYAISPRFAITSTPEQMEMSQALVAENPTCYVQTHLSENHDEIAFATSLYPEAKDYTDIYARYGLLNERMLLGHCIHLSDREIGVLAEAGSVGVFCPTSNLFLGSGLFDRDRFDKAGARWSVATDVGAGTSFSMLETMDEAYKVLHLRGQKLTPFNSFYRMTLGNARALGLEKHIGSLHAGADADIVVLDSSAKTAMEYRMRTAKSLLEELFILQTMGDDRCVAEVYVAGKAMKGKGAKVYAARQREPEVV
- the xdhC gene encoding xanthine dehydrogenase accessory protein XdhC, translated to MPAAREDIRDFLRREPAVILVEVTGAAGSTPRDTDAWMLVSERSIFATIGGGQLEYMATDQARRALRSGLAAEPMNVPLGPEIGQCCGGRVGIAFTAVGPSLAGDLVARSEREMAARPHVYVFGAGHVGDALAMALSLAPLRVILVDTREDELMASTVPRIETCLTPMPEAVVRDAPAGSSFVILTHDHALDFLIAAEALRRTDAAYVGMIGSKTKRATFRNWLSRESGSPGLFEKLICPIGGTALKDKRPAVIATLAAAEITTAALSWTAADGRAALVSLPEGRARG
- a CDS encoding type II toxin-antitoxin system VapC family toxin; the protein is MAFLLDTNVVSASRRPERQTAEFRTFLQAFDVGAAYLSTITLMEIEFGIERERTRNPAFADDLSRWLTAKVLPAFEDRILPFDTEAATLAGRLPTAEKRPTADAMIAATALARRLVLVTRNVGDFTPLGVACLNPWHDLPED
- a CDS encoding urate hydroxylase PuuD, producing the protein MYEYAIAWDWVMFAVRWLHVITAIAWIGSSFYFVALDLGLKKHPDLPPGAYGEEWQVHGGGFYHIQKYLVAPAKMPEHLVWFKWESYVTWLSGFGMLCLVYYAGADLYLIDPNVLDVSKPVAIAISLASLGFGWILYDLICKSPFGNDNTRLMVALYFILVVVAWGYTQLFTGRAAFLHLGAFTATIMSANVFFIIMPNQRIVVADLIAGRTPDPKYGRIAKQRSTHNNYLTLPVLFLMLSNHYPLAFGTEFNWIIASLVFLMGVTIRHYFNTRHADAGNPTWTWLATALLFVAIMWLSTVPKILTGETADAKVSATAQPFMTAEAFPKVRDTVLGRCSMCHAKEPGWEGLIAPPKGVVLETDHDIANHAREIYLQAGRSHAMPPANVTQVSDEERKLFVAWYESAVSGEKTQ